Sequence from the Clostridium saccharobutylicum DSM 13864 genome:
TTAACCTATTTTCTTGTCCGCCTCCATTATCTCTCATATCGATTATAAACTTTTCTACTTTATTATTATCTATAAAGTTTAAAACCTCATTATTAAAATCATCTATCTTTCCAGATTTATTGCTTTCAACACATTCATTATATTTAAGATATAAAGTTTTATCATTTTCTAAATATTTATACCAATAATTATAATTTCGATTTTGCATATATAGCGGATACGACTCATCATATTGAACATCTACTACAGAATTAATACTCTCTGTTGAATCTAACGGCTTCATATTTAAATCAAATATTTTTCCTTCTTTATTTTCAAAAGTAAAAGTAACTTCACTATCTATATTATCTATTATTTTTACTCCATGAAGAATTTCTGGTCTAAACAAATAATTAGGTAAAACTTTTTTTATTGTTTCATCATTCTCTTGAGCAATTAAAGGTACTAGCTTATCTTTAATTGCTTGAATGTCTTGTCCGTTTATTTTAATTAATTTAGAATATAGTGATTCTTTATATTGATCTTCAGTATTAATTACATATATTCCATCTTTAAAATAAAAAAATTGTACAGGATATCTTTTTTTTAACTCTCTTTGAACCTTTGTATGTCCATCTCCTACAGATGCAACTATTTTATAAATTCCATCTATAATTTCATCATCATTTAAATTATCAACTGAATTTTTTAAATCATCTATCTCTTTATTAAACTGTTCCTCATTAATTTTAAAAAATAAATTTGCATGTTTATTAGGTAACGCTTC
This genomic interval carries:
- a CDS encoding S41 family peptidase; this encodes MKKIIRINICFFLVFLTLMITGCETQYLSGDRNSKWKKDLDYLQEALPNKHANLFFKINEEQFNKEIDDLKNSVDNLNDDEIIDGIYKIVASVGDGHTKVQRELKKRYPVQFFYFKDGIYVINTEDQYKESLYSKLIKINGQDIQAIKDKLVPLIAQENDETIKKVLPNYLFRPEILHGVKIIDNIDSEVTFTFENKEGKIFDLNMKPLDSTESINSVVDVQYDESYPLYMQNRNYNYWYKYLENDKTLYLKYNECVESNKSGKIDDFNNEVLNFIDNNKVEKFIIDMRDNGGGQENRLNTIIEAIKNKEINNKKRFFVIVGRGTFSAAIVDIVNWKEETNATFVGEATSGKPNHYGSVKNFTLPNSKLTVQYSTVYARTGNDESNSFIPDKTIEISIDDYVNKKDPVLDYILHV